In the Helicobacter typhlonius genome, one interval contains:
- a CDS encoding ATP-dependent Clp protease adaptor ClpS encodes MAYTDTQTHTDLLLEEPKLYRVLLLNDDYTAMDFVTQILIEVFDKTSDEATTIMLKIHNEGKGVCGIYTYDIAELKSQIVSQKAKAQSYPLRVIVEEMP; translated from the coding sequence GTGGCATATACAGACACCCAGACGCATACAGACCTACTGCTTGAAGAACCAAAGCTCTATCGTGTATTGCTTTTGAACGATGATTATACTGCTATGGATTTTGTTACACAAATTCTCATCGAGGTCTTTGATAAAACTTCCGATGAAGCCACCACGATTATGCTCAAGATTCACAATGAGGGTAAGGGCGTGTGTGGTATATACACCTATGATATTGCTGAACTCAAAAGCCAAATTGTCAGTCAAAAGGCAAAAGCGCAATCCTATCCATTGCGCGTTATTGTCGAGGAAATGCCTTAG
- a CDS encoding 2-oxoacid:acceptor oxidoreductase family protein — protein sequence MIHQLRFTGVGGQGVLLAGEILAEAQIKDKGYGVKAATYTSQVRGGPTKVDILLSDEEILYPYANEGEIEFMLSTAQVSYDSFKNGVREGGVIVVEPNLVRPSDEDRKKFKIYEIPIITIAKEEVGNVVTQSVVALAITTAFTKCVDRDLVFETMIEKVPAKVQEANKKAFELGEKYAKIAQEKA from the coding sequence ATGATACATCAACTACGATTTACCGGTGTAGGCGGACAAGGTGTGCTTTTGGCAGGAGAGATTCTCGCTGAAGCGCAAATCAAAGATAAGGGCTATGGCGTAAAGGCGGCTACTTATACAAGCCAAGTGCGTGGAGGTCCTACAAAGGTGGATATATTGCTTAGTGATGAGGAGATTCTCTATCCTTATGCAAATGAGGGCGAAATTGAGTTTATGCTCTCTACTGCGCAGGTAAGCTATGATTCGTTTAAAAATGGCGTGAGAGAAGGAGGCGTGATTGTTGTCGAGCCAAACCTCGTGCGCCCAAGTGATGAGGACAGAAAAAAATTTAAAATTTATGAGATTCCTATCATCACAATCGCAAAAGAAGAGGTGGGAAATGTCGTAACACAATCGGTTGTGGCACTTGCCATTACAACTGCTTTTACAAAATGTGTAGATAGAGACCTTGTCTTTGAGACAATGATTGAAAAAGTCCCTGCTAAAGTGCAAGAAGCAAATAAAAAGGCGTTTGAGCTAGGCGAAAAATACGCCAAAATCGCACAAGAAAAAGCCTAG